The Rhodoferax ferrireducens T118 DNA segment GTTCTTTCGGGGGCTTGCCCACCTCGGACATCCACCAGTCCTTGCCCAGGACGATCTTCGGGTAGTCGTTCAGGAAGTCATGAAACGTCTTCCACTTTTTTGAAAAATGGAGCGTTCGCCCGACGGCTACGACTCTGCGATCCTGGAACTGCGTGGAGATGATCGGCTTGCCAAGTCCTTGCTGCTCCCGTCGCTGAAATTCTTGGGCTTCACGACGGGCAACCATCGTCTGAAGTTCTTGACGCATGCGGGGGCTATTGAGCCTTCGCAGCATGTCGAGACTGTCGATGGACCCGTGGCATTTCTTGAACTTGCGGCCGCTACCGCACGGGCAGGGATCGTTTCGACCGAACTAGTTGCTCATATGCACCAGTTTGCCAGAAAGTAGGTCTGATAACCCCGAGCGCGTTGTTGTCGTGCGCGCAGTAAATCGAGGTGGCCGACAGCGCTAGGCTTAACTTGGTCGATGCTTATTAGCTGAACGCGAAGCGGTCACTTGGCGAGGTCCGCTGATGGCCCATGGCAGTCAAAGTCCCATCAACTGCCTGGGCCTTTGCCCGCATGCTCAGCGACTCTGCCGCACAAATAAGCGCGATGGTTCAGGAAGAACTGGAGCAAACCAAAGCAATTGCCCCCGAGGTATCGATACAGCGTGAACTAGTTGCGTCGCAAAGAATTGAGGCTTTCCCCGAGGGAACAGCAGCGAGGCGTTTGCGCCTTTGCCTGCCCGACGACATCAAAGACCACGTCCTTGCTTTCAGGCTAACTGTCAACCGGGCATTGCCAACTTGATACCAAGCTCAGTATGTGTGTCTCAAACTCATTGGCCGGCTGGGCCTCGCCAATCTCCTGCGCCAACTGGAACACCACGGCTCGGACTTGTTCGCCGCTGGTGGCAGAGCGCAGGGCTTGCTCATACTCCGTGGCCACCATGCGCGCGATCGGCCCCAGATAGACGGTAAGTTCATGCACAACGGCTTCGAACAGTTCGCCGCCGCTGAGCCGCAAGTCGGTGGCACCCGCTGCGCCTTCCTGTCGCGCGACCAGGGGCGATAGCGATGGCTCGCCCGCCAACTCCCTGAAAAAATCGAAATTGGCGGGCAGCGCCTCGCCAAATACGAGGCTCGGAACACCTTGTTTGAAGGCATATTTTCCGGATCGAATCTGACGGATGAGGGAGATCGCCTTCTGTTGCTGGAACATGCGATAGTTGCAAGAAACGACCCTCCCGTTCTGCAAACCAATGCGCACTGAATGGTCTGATTCGGTCCGTATGAACATCACTCCGGTACACCCTGCGGCCACCAGTGCGTGCAACTCCCCGATCAATTCGGTGTAGCTCAGCGGTTGATGTTCGCGCATGCT contains these protein-coding regions:
- a CDS encoding DUF4388 domain-containing protein, which codes for MREHQPLSYTELIGELHALVAAGCTGVMFIRTESDHSVRIGLQNGRVVSCNYRMFQQQKAISLIRQIRSGKYAFKQGVPSLVFGEALPANFDFFRELAGEPSLSPLVARQEGAAGATDLRLSGGELFEAVVHELTVYLGPIARMVATEYEQALRSATSGEQVRAVVFQLAQEIGEAQPANEFETHILSLVSSWQCPVDS